A window of Longispora fulva contains these coding sequences:
- a CDS encoding ATP-binding cassette domain-containing protein produces MTYAIQAEGLVKRYGETTALAGVDLSVRTGTVLGLLGPNGAGKTTTVRVLATLLRPDAGHATVCGYDVTTQAHQVRQLIGLTGQYASVDETLTGVENLVLIGRLLGLSRADAKGRAQRLLADFRLDEAGGRAAKTYSGGMRRRLDLAASLVGRPRVLYLDEPTTGLDPRSRNEMWDIIRLLVADGTTVLLTTQYLEEADLLADVVAVVDHGRVIAEGTPADLKARTGGQTLEVRPADAAQIPLVLSLMSGVATTAPQVVSGLVTAPVTDPAAMPLVVRRLEDAGVLVSELALRGSSLDEVFLSLTGHRTDSERTLV; encoded by the coding sequence ATGACATACGCGATTCAGGCCGAGGGGCTGGTCAAGAGGTACGGGGAGACCACAGCCCTGGCGGGGGTGGACCTGTCCGTGCGGACCGGCACCGTGCTCGGCCTCCTGGGCCCCAACGGGGCCGGCAAGACCACCACCGTGCGGGTGCTCGCCACCCTGCTGCGCCCCGACGCGGGACACGCCACCGTGTGCGGGTACGACGTGACGACCCAGGCGCACCAGGTCCGGCAGCTGATCGGGCTCACCGGGCAGTACGCGTCGGTGGACGAGACCCTGACCGGGGTCGAGAACCTCGTGCTGATCGGCCGGCTGCTCGGCCTGTCCCGGGCCGACGCCAAGGGGCGCGCCCAGCGGCTGCTCGCCGACTTCCGGCTCGACGAGGCCGGCGGCCGGGCCGCCAAGACGTACTCGGGCGGGATGCGCCGCCGGCTCGACCTCGCCGCGAGCCTGGTCGGCCGGCCCCGGGTGCTCTACCTGGACGAGCCGACCACGGGCCTCGACCCGCGCAGCCGCAACGAGATGTGGGACATCATCCGGCTCCTCGTGGCGGACGGGACGACGGTGCTGCTCACGACGCAGTACCTGGAAGAGGCCGACCTGCTCGCCGACGTCGTCGCCGTCGTCGACCACGGCCGGGTGATCGCCGAGGGCACGCCCGCCGACCTCAAGGCCCGCACCGGCGGCCAGACCCTGGAGGTCCGGCCCGCCGACGCCGCGCAGATCCCGCTGGTGCTGTCCCTGATGAGCGGGGTGGCCACCACGGCCCCGCAGGTCGTCAGCGGGCTGGTCACCGCGCCGGTCACCGACCCGGCCGCGATGCCGCTCGTCGTCCGCCGGCTGGAGGACGCCGGCGTGCTCGTCAGCGAGCTGGCCCTGCGCGGGTCCAGCCTCGACGAGGTCTTCCTGTCCCTGACCGGACACCGCACCGACTCCGAAAGGACCCTGGTATGA
- a CDS encoding ABC transporter permease — MTTLTLTPRVSPAAGLRHTLTLAWRTLVQIKHNPAELLDFSIQPIMFLLLFTYVFGNAIMGSTGDYLTFALPGIIVQNALFATMNTGVGLSTDLEKGVFDRLRSLPIARTAPLAGRIIADVVKQSWAVALLLGGGWVLGFRIGTDPLSVLGGFLLLLVFALAVSWISVLIGMLAANPEKVQIFGFTVLFPITFTGNVFVPVSKMPGWLQAWAKVNPVSIIADALRGLWVTGAEARPIVYALLWAAGLTAVFATLAVRAFKRRT; from the coding sequence ATGACCACCCTGACCCTCACCCCCCGGGTCAGCCCGGCCGCCGGGCTCCGGCACACCCTGACGCTGGCCTGGCGCACCCTGGTGCAGATCAAGCACAACCCGGCGGAGCTGCTGGACTTCAGCATCCAGCCGATCATGTTCCTGCTGCTGTTCACGTACGTGTTCGGCAACGCGATCATGGGCAGCACCGGGGACTACCTGACCTTCGCCCTGCCCGGCATCATCGTGCAGAACGCCCTGTTCGCCACGATGAACACCGGCGTCGGGCTCAGCACCGACCTGGAGAAGGGCGTCTTCGACCGGCTCCGGTCCCTGCCGATCGCCCGCACGGCGCCCCTGGCCGGCCGGATCATCGCCGACGTCGTCAAGCAGTCCTGGGCCGTGGCGCTCCTGCTCGGCGGCGGCTGGGTGCTCGGCTTCCGGATCGGCACCGACCCGCTCAGCGTGCTCGGCGGCTTCCTGCTCCTGCTGGTGTTCGCGCTGGCCGTGTCCTGGATCTCGGTGCTGATCGGCATGCTCGCCGCCAACCCGGAGAAGGTGCAGATCTTCGGATTCACGGTGCTGTTCCCGATCACCTTCACTGGGAACGTGTTTGTCCCGGTTTCGAAGATGCCCGGCTGGTTGCAGGCCTGGGCGAAGGTCAACCCGGTGAGCATCATCGCCGACGCACTGCGCGGCCTGTGGGTCACCGGCGCCGAGGCCCGGCCGATCGTCTACGCCCTGCTGTGGGCCGCCGGCCTGACCGCGGTGTTCGCGACCCTGGCCGTGCGGGCCTTCAAGCGGCGGACGTGA